The Cellulophaga sp. L1A9 genome window below encodes:
- the folK gene encoding 2-amino-4-hydroxy-6-hydroxymethyldihydropteridine diphosphokinase: protein MNNPKIIYLSLGSNLGDKLYNLQSAIFKISEDISAVTAISNVYESPSWGFESEDFYNCCIAIQSTMEPDLVLQKIHIIEKSLGRIRESTEGYAARSIDIDILYYEYDIINSSSLTLPHPSLQDRKFVLKPLSDIAPQFYHPIFNKDTRNMIQMCRDKSTVTKTNLKLYKTRELLFSKLNFIAIEGNIGAGKTTLASKISDDFNAKLILERFADNPFLPKFYEDQARYAFPLEMSFLAERYQQFTDDTSQFDLFKSFMVSDYDIFKSLIFAKVTLQEEEFKLYRKVFNFMHKEVKKPGLYVYLYQNTERLLENIKKRDRDYEQNIPSDYLEKINRGYLDFIKSAPDHNTLIIDISELDFVEKEKDYKFIVDQITKYSVGIEN from the coding sequence ATGAACAACCCCAAAATAATATATTTATCCTTAGGTAGTAATCTTGGCGACAAGCTCTACAATCTACAAAGCGCTATTTTCAAAATTTCTGAAGATATAAGTGCGGTTACCGCTATTTCAAATGTGTACGAAAGTCCGTCTTGGGGCTTTGAGTCCGAAGATTTTTACAATTGCTGCATTGCCATACAATCAACTATGGAACCTGACCTTGTACTTCAGAAAATACATATTATTGAAAAAAGCTTAGGTCGCATTAGAGAAAGTACAGAAGGCTATGCTGCAAGAAGTATTGATATTGATATTCTTTATTATGAATATGACATCATCAACTCTAGCTCCTTAACACTTCCGCATCCCTCTTTACAGGACAGAAAGTTTGTTTTAAAACCGTTAAGTGACATTGCTCCGCAATTCTATCACCCTATATTTAACAAAGACACTCGAAACATGATACAGATGTGTCGTGATAAAAGTACGGTTACAAAAACTAATTTAAAGCTTTATAAAACCCGTGAATTACTTTTCTCTAAATTGAATTTTATTGCGATTGAAGGTAACATTGGTGCAGGAAAGACAACTTTAGCTAGCAAAATTTCTGATGATTTTAATGCGAAGTTAATCTTAGAACGTTTTGCCGACAACCCTTTTCTTCCTAAGTTCTATGAAGACCAGGCGCGCTATGCTTTTCCTTTAGAAATGTCTTTTTTAGCAGAACGATATCAACAGTTTACCGATGACACTTCTCAATTTGATCTTTTTAAGAGTTTTATGGTCAGTGATTATGATATTTTCAAATCACTAATTTTCGCAAAAGTAACCTTACAGGAAGAAGAATTTAAATTGTATCGAAAGGTTTTCAACTTCATGCATAAAGAAGTTAAAAAACCAGGTTTATATGTATATCTATATCAAAATACAGAACGTTTATTAGAAAACATAAAGAAAAGAGATCGTGATTATGAACAAAATATTCCTTCAGACTATTTAGAAAAAATTAATCGCGGGTATTTAGATTTCATAAAAAGTGCCCCCGATCATAATACCTTAATCATTGACATTAGCGAGTTAGACTTTGTAGAGAAAGAAAAGGACTACAAATTTATTGTAGACCAAATTACCAAATACAGTGTAGGAATAGAAAATTAA
- a CDS encoding AsmA-like C-terminal region-containing protein: MKKKILKIVGIILLLFVITLIAAPFFLKGKIADIIKNKVNNSITATFDFEDADLTLFSSFPNAKLTMNAISLVNKAPFVGDTLFSSNEVALEMSIKELFKGADEPIAISSLTIDNALINIIANEDGAANYDIAVPSTETAAEETDASSNFTLSMKSYAITNTRIKYLDKASGMRFELVDMNHSGSGDLSVEKSELDTKTSGLVSFEMDSTNYLNKNPIKLDALIGVDLATSTYSFLKNEALINQLPLVFDGFIKLNDDSQEIDISFKTPSSDFKNFLAVIPAEYSKNIENVTTTGNFSIAGKFNGIVDDTHIPKFKIDINSENASFKYPDLPKSVRNVFIDTEITNETGIVDDTYVDIRNLSFMIDEDKFNMVANIKDLMGNTKVTSHIDGRMNLANIAQAYPVPIDLKLEGILTADVNAAFDMASIESEKYENTNINGNLTLKNFVYNSEELKNPVKITSTAVTFNPKTVTLNELSGVTGKTDFSATGTINNLLGFMFNDENVEGNFNLKSNTFAVDDFMVEEAVAENTEDAKPVTTGSTSEQIKIPSFLDATINASAGTVLYDNLSLKDVSGTLIIKDEKATLQNMTSAIFGGKLAFNGDVSTKNETPTFDMKLGMNGFDISETFKSLELFKVLAPVANAIQGKLNSDISISGMLNNDFTPNLATISGNLLAEIFGTEVDPNQTKVLSALNSKLSFLSLDKLDLKGLKTALTFDNGTVTVKPFTVNYQDIAVTVNGSHTFDQKMNYAAVLNVPSKYLGKDITSLISKIDDKSLDNLTVPVTASIGGNYSSPTVTTDLTSGVKDLTSKLIEIEKQKLIAKGKDKATDLIGGLLSGNQAKKDSSATAVDTKTQVKDVLGGILSNKKETTTTTTTKTDSTAAATKNTAVKDAAKSVLGGFLSKKKKDTTN, from the coding sequence ATGAAAAAGAAAATATTAAAGATTGTCGGTATTATTTTACTACTATTTGTAATTACTTTAATTGCAGCGCCATTTTTTCTAAAAGGCAAAATAGCAGATATTATTAAAAATAAGGTGAATAATAGTATAACGGCAACTTTCGATTTTGAGGATGCAGATTTAACCTTGTTTTCTTCCTTTCCTAATGCAAAGCTTACCATGAATGCTATTTCATTGGTAAATAAAGCACCATTTGTTGGCGATACATTATTTTCTTCAAATGAGGTGGCTCTAGAAATGTCTATCAAAGAATTATTCAAAGGAGCAGATGAGCCTATTGCAATATCTAGCCTCACAATAGACAATGCTTTAATAAATATAATCGCAAACGAGGATGGTGCTGCGAATTATGACATTGCCGTGCCTTCAACAGAAACTGCTGCTGAAGAAACGGATGCCTCTAGTAATTTTACCTTATCTATGAAATCTTATGCTATTACGAATACAAGAATAAAGTATTTAGATAAAGCTTCGGGAATGCGTTTTGAGTTGGTAGATATGAATCATTCTGGTTCTGGTGATTTATCAGTTGAAAAATCTGAATTAGATACAAAAACAAGCGGCTTAGTATCTTTTGAAATGGATAGCACTAATTATTTGAATAAAAATCCAATTAAACTAGATGCTTTAATCGGTGTAGATTTGGCAACTAGTACCTATAGTTTTTTAAAGAATGAGGCTTTGATAAATCAATTGCCTTTGGTTTTTGATGGTTTTATAAAATTGAATGATGATAGTCAAGAAATTGATATTAGCTTTAAAACTCCGTCTTCAGATTTTAAAAACTTTCTAGCAGTAATCCCAGCTGAATATTCTAAGAATATAGAAAACGTAACAACAACAGGGAATTTTAGTATTGCTGGAAAATTTAATGGAATTGTTGATGATACACATATTCCAAAATTTAAGATTGATATTAATTCTGAAAATGCTTCTTTTAAATATCCTGATTTACCAAAATCAGTACGTAATGTATTTATAGATACAGAAATAACCAATGAAACAGGGATTGTAGACGACACGTATGTTGATATTAGAAATTTATCTTTTATGATTGATGAAGATAAATTTAACATGGTTGCCAATATTAAAGATTTAATGGGGAATACGAAAGTGACGTCTCATATTGATGGTAGAATGAATTTAGCAAATATCGCCCAAGCATATCCTGTTCCGATAGATTTGAAGCTTGAAGGAATCTTAACAGCAGATGTAAATGCTGCTTTTGATATGGCATCCATAGAAAGTGAAAAATATGAAAATACCAATATAAACGGAAACCTAACTTTAAAGAATTTTGTTTATAATTCTGAAGAGCTTAAGAATCCCGTTAAAATTACTTCCACAGCAGTTACTTTCAATCCGAAAACAGTTACTTTAAATGAACTAAGTGGGGTTACAGGTAAAACGGATTTCAGTGCAACGGGAACTATCAATAATCTTTTGGGTTTCATGTTTAATGATGAGAATGTTGAAGGTAATTTTAATTTAAAGTCGAACACTTTTGCAGTAGATGACTTTATGGTTGAAGAAGCTGTTGCGGAAAATACAGAAGATGCTAAACCAGTAACGACAGGTTCAACCTCAGAGCAAATAAAAATACCATCTTTCTTGGATGCAACAATCAATGCTTCTGCAGGGACTGTTCTTTATGATAATCTTAGTTTGAAAGATGTGTCGGGAACCTTGATTATTAAAGATGAAAAAGCAACCTTGCAAAATATGACCTCTGCTATTTTTGGTGGGAAACTAGCATTCAATGGAGATGTTTCTACTAAAAATGAGACGCCTACTTTTGATATGAAGTTGGGAATGAATGGTTTTGATATTAGCGAAACTTTTAAATCGCTGGAATTGTTTAAAGTCCTTGCGCCTGTTGCAAATGCAATTCAGGGTAAATTAAATTCGGATATTTCTATATCGGGAATGCTAAACAATGACTTTACACCAAATTTAGCCACTATATCAGGAAATTTATTAGCTGAAATTTTTGGAACAGAAGTAGATCCTAATCAGACGAAAGTATTATCCGCATTAAATAGTAAGCTTAGCTTCTTGTCTTTAGATAAGCTGGACTTAAAAGGATTAAAAACAGCTTTAACTTTTGACAATGGAACGGTAACAGTAAAACCTTTTACAGTGAATTATCAGGATATAGCAGTTACAGTGAACGGAAGTCATACGTTTGATCAAAAAATGAATTATGCTGCGGTACTTAATGTTCCTTCGAAATATTTAGGAAAAGATATCACGAGTTTAATTTCTAAAATTGATGATAAATCCTTAGATAATTTAACAGTCCCAGTAACGGCTTCCATAGGTGGTAATTATTCAAGTCCTACTGTAACTACAGATTTAACTTCAGGAGTGAAGGATTTAACGTCTAAGCTAATTGAAATTGAGAAGCAGAAACTTATCGCTAAAGGAAAAGATAAGGCTACAGATCTTATTGGAGGTCTGTTGTCTGGTAATCAGGCAAAGAAGGATTCGTCGGCTACAGCAGTAGATACAAAAACACAAGTAAAGGATGTTTTAGGAGGAATTTTATCTAATAAAAAGGAAACGACTACAACTACAACAACTAAAACTGATTCTACAGCAGCGGCTACAAAAAATACTGCAGTTAAAGATGCGGCAAAATCAGTTTTAGGAGGGTTTCTAAGTAAGAAGAAAAAGGATACTACGAATTAA
- the mutS gene encoding DNA mismatch repair protein MutS: MAKTEKKKVTPLMNQYNTIKKKYPDALLLFRVGDFYETFGDDAIRASQILGITLTHRNNGGEKTELAGFPHHSVNTYLPKLVKAGLRVAICDQLEDPKQTKTIVKRGVTELVTPGVAFNDDILNAKSNNFLAAVHFGRKGIGVAFLDISTGEFLTSEGNEDQVDKLLQNFAPNEILVSKSNKKEFLETFGKQFHTFFMEDWVFQDDYAVETLTDHFKTKSLKGFGVDHLSLGITAAGVALHYLTETQHRKLQHISKLERIAEEEYIWMDRFTIRNLELYHANNSNAITLLDIIDKTISPMGGRMLKRWLALPLKNIEKIKRRHEVVSYLKANEPTHAKFQNHIKQIGDLERLISKVATGKINPKEVIQLKNSLEAVVPIKQLCIHSENEAVKFIGDQLHACDLLRSKIKEMIHEEAPVNMLKGITIAKGYSEELDELRGLAFSGKDYLNKMLERETERTGISSLKIASNNVFGYYIEVRNTHKDKVPEEWIRKQTLVNAERYITEELKEYEGKILGAEERILTLEQQLFSQLIMWMQEYIAPVQNNAFQIAQLDCLCGFTQLAKENTYVLPNINDSTEIEITNGRHPVIEKQLPLGEIYIANDVILNREEQQIIMITGPNMSGKSAILRQTALIVLLAQMGSFVPAESAKIGFVDKIFTRVGASDNISMGESTFMVEMNETASILNNLSERSLVLLDEIGRGTSTYDGISIAWAISEYLHEHPARAKTLFATHYHEINEMATTFERIKNYNVSVKELKDNVLFLRKLTPGGSEHSFGIHVAKMAGMPQQVIAKANKILKKLEKSHSSEELTGKLKDAQEEMQLSFFNLDDPLLQQVKEEITHLDINTLTPVEALMKLNEIKRLLTKKENA, encoded by the coding sequence TTGGCAAAGACAGAAAAAAAGAAGGTAACTCCTTTAATGAATCAGTACAATACCATCAAGAAGAAATATCCTGATGCCCTCCTACTGTTTCGCGTTGGTGATTTTTACGAGACATTTGGAGATGATGCTATAAGGGCCTCACAAATATTGGGGATTACCTTAACTCATAGAAATAATGGTGGCGAAAAAACCGAACTAGCAGGTTTTCCACACCATTCAGTAAATACTTATTTACCTAAATTGGTCAAAGCAGGCCTGCGTGTTGCTATTTGCGATCAATTAGAAGATCCTAAACAAACCAAAACTATTGTAAAACGTGGTGTTACAGAATTGGTAACCCCAGGTGTTGCCTTTAATGATGATATTTTAAATGCAAAAAGCAATAATTTTCTTGCTGCCGTACACTTTGGAAGAAAAGGTATTGGGGTTGCTTTTTTAGATATCTCTACAGGAGAATTTCTAACTTCTGAAGGTAATGAAGACCAAGTAGACAAACTACTACAGAACTTTGCCCCTAATGAAATTTTAGTTTCCAAATCCAATAAAAAAGAATTTTTAGAAACTTTCGGAAAGCAATTCCACACTTTTTTTATGGAAGATTGGGTTTTTCAGGATGATTACGCTGTAGAAACGCTCACCGATCATTTTAAAACTAAAAGTTTAAAAGGTTTTGGCGTTGATCATTTAAGTCTCGGAATCACCGCAGCTGGCGTAGCCTTGCATTACTTAACTGAAACTCAACATCGCAAACTGCAACACATTAGTAAATTAGAGCGTATTGCAGAAGAAGAATATATTTGGATGGATCGTTTTACCATTCGTAATCTTGAATTATATCACGCAAATAATAGCAATGCCATTACCTTACTTGATATCATAGACAAAACAATATCTCCCATGGGAGGTAGAATGCTTAAGCGCTGGCTAGCATTACCATTAAAAAATATTGAGAAGATTAAAAGAAGACATGAGGTGGTTTCCTATTTAAAAGCAAATGAACCTACACATGCTAAATTTCAAAATCATATTAAACAAATTGGAGATTTAGAGCGATTAATTTCTAAAGTTGCTACTGGAAAAATAAATCCAAAAGAAGTCATACAATTAAAAAATTCTTTAGAAGCTGTTGTTCCTATCAAACAACTCTGTATCCACAGTGAAAATGAAGCCGTTAAATTTATTGGAGACCAATTACATGCTTGTGACTTATTGCGTTCTAAAATAAAAGAGATGATTCATGAAGAAGCTCCCGTAAACATGCTCAAGGGCATTACTATTGCCAAAGGGTATTCTGAGGAATTAGATGAACTACGAGGACTGGCTTTTTCTGGAAAAGATTACCTAAATAAAATGCTAGAACGAGAAACGGAACGCACTGGTATTAGCTCTTTAAAAATAGCTTCAAATAATGTTTTTGGATATTACATCGAAGTTCGCAATACACATAAAGATAAAGTACCTGAGGAATGGATTCGCAAACAAACCTTAGTAAATGCAGAACGCTATATTACGGAAGAGCTAAAAGAATATGAAGGTAAAATCTTAGGGGCAGAAGAACGTATTTTAACTTTAGAGCAACAACTCTTCTCGCAACTGATCATGTGGATGCAAGAATATATAGCTCCTGTTCAAAATAATGCATTCCAAATTGCACAATTAGATTGTCTTTGCGGATTTACTCAATTAGCTAAAGAAAATACCTATGTATTACCCAACATCAATGATTCTACAGAAATTGAAATCACGAATGGAAGGCACCCTGTTATTGAAAAGCAACTTCCTTTGGGAGAAATTTACATTGCAAATGATGTTATTCTAAATAGAGAGGAGCAACAAATCATCATGATTACCGGTCCAAATATGAGTGGTAAGTCGGCTATATTAAGACAAACCGCACTTATAGTTTTACTGGCACAAATGGGAAGTTTTGTTCCTGCTGAAAGTGCTAAAATAGGTTTTGTAGATAAGATATTTACTCGCGTTGGCGCAAGCGATAACATCTCTATGGGAGAATCTACATTTATGGTTGAAATGAATGAAACCGCTTCTATCCTAAATAACCTCTCTGAACGTAGCTTAGTGCTATTAGATGAAATTGGCAGAGGAACTAGCACCTATGATGGTATTTCTATTGCCTGGGCTATTTCTGAATACCTACACGAACATCCTGCGCGCGCAAAAACGTTATTTGCTACCCATTATCATGAAATTAATGAAATGGCTACCACGTTTGAACGTATTAAAAATTACAACGTTTCTGTAAAAGAACTTAAGGACAATGTACTTTTCTTACGCAAGCTTACGCCAGGCGGTAGCGAACATAGTTTTGGAATTCATGTCGCCAAAATGGCTGGAATGCCGCAACAAGTGATAGCGAAGGCAAATAAAATCCTGAAAAAATTAGAAAAATCGCATTCAAGCGAAGAATTAACAGGAAAATTAAAAGATGCCCAAGAAGAAATGCAATTAAGTTTCTTCAATTTGGATGATCCTTTGCTGCAGCAAGTGAAGGAAGAAATTACACATTTAGACATAAATACCCTTACTCCAGTGGAAGCTTTGATGAAATTGAATGAAATTAAACGTCTTTTAACTAAAAAAGAAAATGCTTAA
- a CDS encoding IS3 family transposase yields the protein MNAVYSKHKISKTNIINMVGMVHSSYYRTPSFGKKGNTPSKLTYHKSRGWVNQDALIASIKEILSHEFIDCGYRLMTSYLKKEAYLINHKKLYRIMKEQGMLKLENRINRSGSGRKFVKFRKVNTSRPMECLEMDIKMVWIPNVGKNAYLLSIIDVHTRRILKDYFSFSIKQDKVIAFLSELFAEYQYPDNVVIRSDNGSQFIANNVREYLGLIGVQQEFTHIATPEENAHIEAYHGILKKEIFKRVDYTCFGQIEQILKRYVTFYNNTRLHGLLGRITPMEKWNADKHLILMKKITA from the coding sequence GTGAATGCTGTTTATAGCAAGCATAAAATTAGTAAAACCAACATAATTAATATGGTAGGGATGGTTCATAGTAGCTATTACCGTACTCCCAGTTTTGGTAAAAAGGGTAATACTCCTAGTAAACTCACCTATCATAAATCTAGAGGTTGGGTTAATCAAGACGCTCTTATTGCTTCTATAAAAGAGATTTTAAGTCATGAATTTATAGATTGTGGTTACCGATTAATGACTTCTTACTTAAAAAAAGAAGCATACCTGATTAATCATAAAAAGCTCTACAGAATTATGAAAGAACAGGGAATGCTAAAACTAGAGAATCGGATAAACAGGAGTGGTTCTGGGCGTAAATTTGTAAAATTCAGAAAAGTAAATACCTCAAGACCAATGGAATGTTTAGAGATGGATATAAAGATGGTATGGATTCCTAATGTGGGTAAAAACGCTTATTTATTATCCATCATAGACGTACATACTCGTAGAATATTAAAAGACTATTTTTCTTTTTCTATTAAACAGGATAAGGTGATAGCGTTTTTATCAGAGTTGTTTGCAGAATACCAATACCCTGATAACGTTGTTATTAGAAGTGACAACGGTAGTCAGTTTATTGCAAATAATGTACGTGAATACCTTGGACTAATTGGGGTTCAGCAAGAATTTACACATATAGCCACACCAGAAGAAAATGCGCATATAGAAGCCTATCATGGAATACTAAAAAAAGAAATTTTTAAAAGAGTGGATTACACATGTTTTGGGCAAATTGAACAAATCTTAAAAAGGTATGTGACTTTTTACAACAATACTAGGTTACATGGGCTCTTAGGGCGTATTACACCAATGGAAAAATGGAACGCTGATAAACACCTAATTCTAATGAAAAAAATAACAGCTTAA
- a CDS encoding RNA methyltransferase has product MRKLKNSELDRLDVDGFKEAEKSPLIIVLDNIRSLNNIGSVFRTADAFLIEKIYLCGITAQPPHKDIHKTALGATESVVWEYVENTMDVIQLLKDNGVTTIAIEQAENAVFLNDFKVSADQKYALIFGNEVKGVSQEVVSNCANVIEIPQYGTKHSLNISVSAGVVIWDFWAKLNA; this is encoded by the coding sequence ATGCGGAAATTAAAGAATAGCGAACTAGATCGCTTAGATGTTGATGGGTTTAAGGAAGCAGAAAAATCTCCTTTAATAATAGTTCTAGATAATATAAGAAGTTTAAATAATATAGGTTCTGTTTTTAGAACTGCAGATGCTTTTTTAATCGAGAAAATATATTTATGCGGAATCACAGCACAGCCTCCACATAAAGATATTCATAAAACAGCCTTAGGTGCAACGGAAAGTGTAGTTTGGGAATATGTAGAGAATACTATGGATGTTATTCAATTATTAAAAGACAATGGTGTAACTACGATTGCTATTGAGCAAGCTGAAAATGCCGTGTTTTTAAATGACTTTAAGGTTTCTGCAGACCAAAAATATGCGTTAATCTTTGGGAATGAAGTAAAAGGGGTTTCTCAAGAGGTGGTTTCTAATTGTGCTAACGTTATTGAAATTCCGCAATATGGTACAAAACATTCCTTAAATATTTCCGTTAGTGCGGGAGTCGTGATCTGGGATTTTTGGGCAAAGTTAAACGCCTAA
- the sppA gene encoding signal peptide peptidase SppA, translated as MKFLRNLLAAIIGCLIAFGVLFGMFLIFLALLSGEDDEKTIKSDAVLEIQIQNPVQDYVGRDESDPFAGLFQQAQGLNEIIHAIKVAKNDSKIKGISINNNFILAGLSQTQAIRRALEDFKTSGKFVYAYADLYVQKDFYLASVADSLFINEVGTLDFKGLSSEVLFYKELQEKAGIKMEVIRHGKYKSAVEPYLANEMSEANRTQIKELLSSLWGSMVDEISVSRRMTPENLNVIADTLGGRMPQLAKQSGLVDDVLFFDEYENKLKNAVKIALDEDINYVSLEDYIDTANKTKLYKGDDKIAVIYAQGEILYGEGGPDVIGQGIINKSLKKAREDESVKAIVLRVNSPGGSALTSDIIWREIELTKAIKPVVVSMGDVAASGGYYIAVGADKIFAEPTTITGSIGVFGTIPNATELAKNIGINAEQVGTNKNSVDYSLFEPMSDGFRSMVQEGVERTYNTFLERVAQGRKITVAEADSMAQGRVWSGLDAKRLGLVDELGSLDDAIKGAAALAEIGDFGVKIFPKYKSGFERFMEDYGGASTKIKQDFIREEIGLEAYTIFKEVKATMDQEGVQARMPFVLSVK; from the coding sequence ATGAAATTTTTGAGAAATCTTTTGGCAGCCATTATTGGTTGCTTAATTGCGTTTGGTGTATTATTTGGAATGTTTTTAATATTTCTGGCACTTTTGAGTGGCGAAGATGATGAAAAAACAATTAAAAGTGACGCTGTTTTAGAAATTCAAATTCAAAATCCGGTACAAGATTACGTTGGCCGTGATGAATCTGATCCTTTTGCAGGCTTGTTTCAGCAAGCCCAAGGTTTAAATGAAATTATTCACGCCATCAAAGTGGCTAAAAATGATAGCAAAATAAAAGGGATTAGTATAAATAATAATTTCATATTGGCTGGTTTGTCACAAACACAAGCTATTCGTAGGGCATTAGAGGATTTTAAAACCTCTGGCAAATTTGTTTACGCCTATGCAGATTTATATGTGCAAAAAGATTTCTATTTGGCATCCGTAGCAGATAGCTTGTTTATAAATGAAGTAGGAACTTTAGATTTTAAAGGCCTTTCATCGGAAGTGTTATTCTATAAAGAGTTACAGGAAAAGGCAGGCATTAAAATGGAAGTGATCCGGCATGGGAAATATAAAAGTGCTGTTGAGCCTTATTTAGCGAATGAGATGAGCGAGGCTAACAGGACTCAAATAAAAGAATTATTGAGCTCACTTTGGGGTTCTATGGTTGATGAGATTTCAGTAAGTAGACGGATGACTCCAGAAAATTTAAATGTCATTGCAGATACTTTAGGAGGTAGAATGCCGCAATTAGCAAAGCAATCTGGTTTAGTTGATGATGTTTTGTTTTTTGATGAATACGAGAACAAACTTAAGAATGCAGTAAAAATAGCTTTAGATGAGGATATTAATTATGTGTCTCTTGAAGATTATATTGATACTGCTAATAAAACAAAACTGTATAAAGGCGACGATAAAATTGCTGTAATTTATGCGCAAGGCGAAATTTTATATGGTGAAGGTGGTCCAGATGTAATTGGTCAAGGAATAATTAATAAGTCGCTTAAAAAAGCGAGAGAAGACGAGTCTGTAAAAGCAATTGTACTCCGTGTTAATTCTCCAGGAGGTAGTGCTTTAACGTCAGATATTATTTGGAGAGAAATAGAATTAACGAAAGCTATCAAGCCTGTTGTTGTGTCTATGGGAGATGTAGCTGCTTCTGGAGGGTATTATATTGCAGTAGGTGCAGATAAGATATTTGCAGAACCAACAACGATTACCGGATCAATAGGTGTCTTTGGAACCATACCTAATGCAACAGAATTAGCTAAAAATATCGGTATAAATGCAGAGCAAGTAGGGACTAATAAAAATTCAGTAGACTATTCGTTATTCGAGCCTATGTCAGATGGCTTTAGAAGTATGGTTCAAGAGGGAGTAGAGCGTACCTATAATACATTTTTGGAGCGTGTGGCACAAGGAAGAAAAATTACCGTTGCTGAAGCAGATAGCATGGCGCAAGGTAGAGTTTGGAGTGGTCTTGATGCTAAAAGATTAGGATTAGTGGATGAATTAGGGAGTTTAGACGATGCTATCAAAGGTGCTGCGGCATTAGCCGAAATTGGAGATTTTGGAGTAAAAATATTTCCAAAATATAAATCGGGCTTCGAACGTTTTATGGAAGATTACGGAGGAGCAAGTACTAAAATTAAGCAAGATTTTATTCGTGAAGAAATTGGTTTAGAAGCATATACTATCTTTAAAGAAGTAAAAGCAACAATGGACCAAGAAGGGGTGCAGGCTAGAATGCCTTTTGTTTTGAGTGTAAAATAA
- a CDS encoding queuosine precursor transporter, protein MTTADKKFAFKLYLFLAALFITSLVVSNLIFQKFFYWKPFGDVTVFGANLFEVSVGILPYPITFLITDLISEMYGKKKANQVVTAGIFASFFSMGIVLLANYVPAIEGSPVKDDTFSQVFALSPIAVLASMIAYLLAQYIDVAIYHFWKKLTEGKHLWLRNNFSTFLSQFIDTFVVVGLLCIFKVLPWSMFKGLVVSGFIFKIIIAFLDTPFLYFCVYLCRKRFKLKLGEEIVFEY, encoded by the coding sequence ATGACTACAGCAGATAAAAAGTTCGCTTTTAAGCTTTATTTATTTTTGGCAGCACTATTTATCACCTCATTAGTAGTGTCTAACTTAATTTTTCAAAAGTTTTTTTATTGGAAACCTTTTGGTGATGTTACTGTTTTTGGTGCTAATTTATTTGAAGTTTCGGTGGGTATTTTACCATATCCTATAACTTTTTTAATTACAGATCTTATTTCAGAAATGTATGGGAAGAAAAAGGCGAATCAAGTGGTTACTGCTGGTATCTTCGCTTCGTTTTTTTCTATGGGGATTGTATTGCTTGCCAATTATGTCCCAGCAATAGAAGGTTCTCCTGTTAAGGATGACACCTTTAGTCAGGTGTTTGCATTATCGCCGATAGCAGTATTAGCATCTATGATCGCTTATTTGTTAGCGCAATATATTGATGTAGCGATTTATCATTTTTGGAAAAAACTAACAGAAGGCAAGCACTTGTGGCTTCGAAATAATTTTTCAACTTTTCTTTCTCAATTTATAGACACCTTTGTGGTGGTTGGTCTATTGTGCATTTTTAAAGTCTTGCCTTGGAGTATGTTTAAAGGTCTTGTGGTTAGTGGTTTTATTTTTAAGATAATTATAGCATTTCTAGATACTCCTTTCTTATATTTTTGCGTCTATCTATGTAGAAAACGATTCAAGTTGAAGCTTGGTGAAGAAATAGTTTTTGAATATTGA